The following proteins come from a genomic window of Halanaerobiaceae bacterium ANBcell28:
- the rplM gene encoding 50S ribosomal protein L13: protein MSTYMAKPKEIDREWYVVDATGKTLGRLATKIAEVLRGKHKATYTPHLDTGDFVVVINADKIELTGKKWDQKKYYRHSGYPGGIKEMTYKELLNRKPEFIIEKAVTGMVPHNKLGRQVLKKLKVYAGPEHPHQAQQPKELEI from the coding sequence ATGTCCACTTATATGGCAAAACCAAAAGAAATAGATCGCGAATGGTATGTAGTAGATGCTACTGGTAAGACTCTTGGGCGTTTAGCTACTAAAATTGCTGAAGTATTAAGAGGAAAGCATAAAGCTACTTATACACCCCATTTAGATACTGGTGATTTTGTTGTTGTTATAAACGCAGACAAAATTGAGTTAACTGGTAAAAAATGGGACCAGAAGAAATATTATCGTCATAGTGGTTATCCAGGTGGTATTAAAGAAATGACTTATAAAGAACTTCTTAATAGAAAGCCAGAGTTCATTATAGAAAAAGCTGTTACTGGCATGGTACCACATAATAAATTAGGACGACAAGTGCTTAAAAAGTTAAAAGTATATGCAGGGCCAGAACATCCTC
- the truA gene encoding tRNA pseudouridine(38-40) synthase TruA, whose translation MQNIKITLEYDGSKYSGWQIQKNTSMTIQEKVEIALKKVNKKDLKLMGASRTDAGVHALGQVANCLFDVAIPPERVPVALNRYLPADIICKKAEKVSIDFHARYDSKGKKYLYRIYNNRIPSVFIRNYAYHYIHELDISLMQKASKAFLGEHDFSSFQSAGCAAKNPVKTIETFDIYTKGKEFFFEIKGSGFLYNMIRIMVGTLIEVSEGKIKLEDMGKIIEGKDRNLAGFTAPAKGLTLLEVYY comes from the coding sequence ATGCAAAATATAAAGATCACTCTGGAATACGACGGAAGCAAGTATAGTGGATGGCAAATCCAGAAAAATACCTCTATGACTATACAAGAAAAGGTAGAAATAGCTCTCAAAAAAGTGAATAAAAAAGATCTTAAACTGATGGGTGCTAGTAGAACAGATGCTGGAGTCCATGCATTAGGACAGGTAGCAAATTGTCTGTTTGATGTAGCTATCCCTCCTGAACGGGTTCCTGTAGCACTGAATAGATATCTGCCTGCCGATATAATTTGTAAAAAAGCAGAAAAGGTAAGTATAGATTTTCATGCAAGATATGATTCTAAAGGGAAGAAGTATCTTTATCGGATTTATAATAATAGAATACCTTCTGTATTTATACGAAATTATGCATATCATTATATTCACGAACTGGATATTTCTTTGATGCAAAAAGCCAGTAAAGCTTTTTTAGGAGAGCATGATTTTAGTTCATTTCAATCCGCTGGTTGTGCAGCCAAAAATCCTGTAAAAACAATCGAAACATTTGATATATATACAAAAGGAAAAGAATTTTTTTTTGAAATAAAGGGTAGTGGTTTTCTTTATAATATGATAAGGATAATGGTTGGTACACTAATAGAAGTGTCAGAGGGAAAGATAAAGCTTGAAGATATGGGAAAAATAATAGAAGGTAAAGACAGAAACCTAGCTGGTTTCACAGCTCCAGCAAAAGGCCTAACTTTGCTAGAGGTATATTATTAA
- a CDS encoding energy-coupling factor transporter transmembrane component T, with protein sequence MLKDITIGQYINRNSIIHDLDSRIKIIITIFMIIALFFINLFIGFAVFFLFVLLIIFLSKIPLIRVLKGLKPIFFLVILTLFLHIFFTRGGDVIWQWRFLSIEEEGLFTAFFMVSRILLLIMFTSLLTLTTTPLELTDGIEYLLTPFKKIGVPASELAMMMTIALRFIPTLLEEADKIMKAQMARGADFEGGNIIKRAKSLIPLLVPLFISAFRRADDLALAMESRCYHGGEGRTRLHELKTEKKDYLALIISITFAIIVSLF encoded by the coding sequence ATGTTAAAGGATATTACAATAGGGCAATATATTAATAGAAATTCAATAATTCATGATCTTGATTCACGTATAAAAATAATTATTACTATCTTTATGATTATTGCACTTTTTTTTATTAATCTTTTTATTGGATTTGCTGTATTTTTTCTTTTTGTTCTTTTAATAATATTTCTATCTAAGATACCACTTATAAGGGTTTTAAAGGGATTAAAGCCAATATTTTTTCTTGTAATTTTGACATTGTTTCTTCATATCTTTTTTACAAGAGGTGGTGATGTAATTTGGCAGTGGAGATTCTTAAGTATTGAAGAAGAAGGTCTCTTTACTGCTTTCTTTATGGTCAGTAGAATTTTATTACTAATTATGTTTACCTCATTATTAACCCTTACAACAACTCCCTTAGAATTAACAGATGGCATTGAATATTTATTAACTCCTTTTAAAAAAATAGGAGTACCTGCAAGTGAATTAGCAATGATGATGACAATTGCATTGAGATTTATTCCAACTCTATTAGAAGAAGCAGATAAGATCATGAAGGCACAGATGGCTCGTGGAGCTGATTTTGAAGGTGGTAATATAATTAAAAGAGCAAAAAGTTTAATTCCTCTATTAGTTCCTTTATTTATAAGTGCATTTAGAAGAGCTGATGATCTTGCTTTGGCAATGGAATCACGTTGCTATCATGGTGGGGAGGGACGTACTAGGTTACATGAATTAAAAACAGAAAAAAAGGATTATTTAGCCTTAATTATATCTATCACTTTTGCAATAATAGTTTCGCTTTTTTGA
- a CDS encoding energy-coupling factor transporter ATPase, with translation MLIELKNVSHIYEQDQKIKALNNIDLQIKEQEFIGLIGHTGSGKSTLVQLLNGLINPSKGKVIVDGLDITKKKENLKGIRQKVGLVFQYPEHQLFEETVHKDVAFGPSNLLLSNEEVIKRVKESIELVGLDYEKFKDRSPFNLSGGQQRKVAIAGVLAMKPQVLILDEPTAGLDPQGRKQLIQLLQFLHEEEGITVILISHRMEEIAQLASRIIVMHQGEINLDGTPEEVFTRVKEIKNLSLALPEITEILWRLKNKGLKVKTNIFTLSEAISEIAEELRRSSKC, from the coding sequence ATGTTAATAGAATTAAAGAATGTGAGCCACATCTATGAACAAGACCAAAAGATTAAAGCACTTAATAATATTGACTTGCAAATTAAAGAGCAAGAATTTATTGGCTTAATAGGACATACTGGTTCAGGCAAGTCCACTTTAGTTCAATTATTAAATGGTTTAATAAATCCTAGTAAAGGTAAAGTAATTGTAGATGGTCTAGATATAACAAAAAAGAAAGAAAATTTGAAGGGGATCAGACAGAAAGTAGGTCTGGTCTTTCAATATCCAGAACACCAATTATTTGAAGAAACAGTACACAAAGATGTAGCTTTTGGTCCATCTAATCTATTGCTTTCTAATGAAGAAGTTATAAAAAGAGTTAAGGAATCAATAGAATTAGTTGGATTAGATTATGAGAAATTTAAAGATAGATCTCCGTTTAATTTAAGTGGAGGCCAACAACGAAAAGTTGCAATCGCAGGAGTACTTGCTATGAAACCACAAGTTTTAATACTTGATGAACCAACTGCTGGACTAGATCCTCAAGGGCGCAAGCAACTTATTCAATTACTTCAATTCCTTCATGAAGAAGAAGGAATAACAGTAATCTTAATCTCTCATAGGATGGAAGAAATAGCACAACTTGCTTCTAGAATTATAGTTATGCATCAAGGTGAAATTAATCTTGATGGAACACCTGAAGAGGTTTTTACAAGAGTAAAAGAAATTAAAAATTTGTCATTAGCATTACCTGAAATAACAGAGATATTATGGCGGTTAAAAAATAAGGGTTTAAAAGTAAAAACCAATATATTTACTCTTTCTGAGGCTATTAGTGAAATAGCAGAAGAATTGAGGCGATCGAGCAAATGTTAA
- a CDS encoding energy-coupling factor transporter ATPase, with translation MALIEVKGVDFSYDRVNDLALKNVNLEIGSGEFISIIGGNGSGKSTLAKLLNVLLLPSSGKVLVAGMDSSDEKNRLNIRQKVGMVFQNPDNQLIATRVEDDVAFGPENLGVPSIELKTRVAQSLNLVGMNGYEDHPPHKLSGGQKQRVAIAGIIAMEPDCLVLDEPTAMLDPQGRKEVMDTIEFLNKEKGITVVHITHFMEETINSDRIFVMNNGSIIKEGKPREIFKTIDDLKKIDLDVPVVVEMRNELNKLGFNLPDILSINELVNYIC, from the coding sequence ATGGCCCTAATAGAAGTAAAAGGGGTAGATTTTAGCTATGATCGTGTTAATGATCTAGCATTAAAAAATGTGAATTTAGAGATTGGTTCGGGAGAATTTATTTCAATTATTGGTGGAAATGGGTCTGGCAAATCTACCCTTGCAAAACTGCTTAACGTCTTGTTACTACCAAGTTCTGGTAAAGTTCTGGTTGCTGGGATGGATAGTAGTGATGAAAAAAATAGATTAAATATTAGACAAAAAGTAGGTATGGTTTTTCAGAACCCAGACAACCAATTAATTGCAACCCGGGTTGAAGATGATGTGGCATTTGGGCCAGAGAATCTAGGCGTTCCTAGTATAGAACTTAAAACTAGGGTTGCACAATCTCTGAACTTAGTTGGAATGAATGGGTATGAAGATCATCCTCCACATAAGTTATCCGGGGGACAAAAACAAAGAGTAGCTATTGCTGGAATAATAGCAATGGAACCAGATTGTTTAGTTCTAGATGAACCAACAGCAATGTTAGATCCTCAGGGAAGAAAAGAAGTTATGGATACAATAGAATTTCTTAATAAAGAAAAAGGAATAACAGTTGTTCACATAACACATTTTATGGAAGAAACAATAAATTCAGATAGAATATTTGTTATGAATAATGGCTCGATAATTAAAGAAGGTAAGCCGAGAGAAATATTTAAAACAATTGATGACTTAAAGAAGATAGATTTAGATGTACCAGTAGTTGTAGAAATGCGTAATGAATTAAATAAATTAGGTTTTAATTTACCTGATATTTTATCTATTAATGAGTTGGTGAATTATATATGTTAA
- the rplQ gene encoding 50S ribosomal protein L17 gives MPQRKLNKNSAHRKAMFNNMVTDFFRHERIETTLPKAKELRPIAEKLISSARTDNLAARRRVLRVIKDKSVVKKLFEEIAPRFVDRPGGYTRILKLYPRRGDATETAIIELVE, from the coding sequence ATGCCACAGAGAAAGTTGAATAAGAACAGTGCTCATCGTAAAGCCATGTTTAATAATATGGTCACTGACTTTTTCAGGCATGAACGCATTGAAACTACTTTGCCTAAAGCAAAGGAGTTACGTCCAATAGCAGAAAAATTAATAAGTTCAGCTAGAACTGATAATCTTGCCGCCCGCCGTAGAGTATTGCGGGTTATTAAAGATAAAAGCGTAGTGAAAAAATTATTCGAAGAAATTGCACCACGCTTTGTAGATAGACCAGGAGGATATACAAGAATTTTGAAGTTGTATCCTAGACGTGGTGATGCTACAGAGACAGCAATTATAGAATTAGTTGAATAA
- a CDS encoding DNA-directed RNA polymerase subunit alpha gives MIEIEKPCIEIIESDDKSGKFEVAPLERGYGITLGNALRRILLSSLPGAAITSVKIEGVRHEFSTIPGIVEDITEIILNLKGVVLKYTGEDIEKININFSGEGEVTVADFKTSGDIEFVNPEHHIATLEADGELVLEATVERGRGYVTSEENQEHFDKVIGLVPVDSSFSPIDRVNFKVENTRVGQVTDYDRLILEVFTNGSISPEDAVSLSSKIMVEHLGLFINLTDEVGDVEIMVEKEEEEKDKVLDTTIEELELSVRSSNCLKRAGINTVGELTSKTEDDLMKVRNLGKKSLVEIREKLVELGLSLKQPEI, from the coding sequence ATGATAGAAATAGAAAAGCCTTGTATAGAAATTATTGAAAGCGATGATAAGAGTGGAAAATTTGAAGTGGCACCATTGGAAAGAGGTTATGGTATTACTCTAGGTAATGCGTTACGTAGAATATTACTTTCTTCTCTTCCTGGAGCTGCTATTACTTCTGTAAAGATTGAAGGAGTAAGACATGAGTTTTCAACTATTCCTGGTATTGTAGAAGACATTACTGAAATTATTCTAAATTTAAAAGGCGTTGTTTTAAAATACACTGGAGAAGATATTGAGAAAATAAATATAAACTTTAGTGGTGAAGGTGAAGTGACTGTTGCCGATTTTAAAACATCAGGAGATATTGAATTTGTCAATCCTGAGCATCATATAGCTACTCTAGAAGCTGATGGAGAATTAGTTTTAGAGGCTACTGTTGAACGTGGTAGAGGTTATGTGACTTCTGAAGAAAATCAGGAACATTTTGATAAAGTTATAGGTTTGGTTCCAGTAGATTCTTCATTTAGCCCGATAGATAGAGTTAATTTTAAGGTTGAAAATACCAGGGTAGGACAGGTGACTGACTATGATAGACTAATTCTTGAAGTCTTTACAAATGGCAGTATATCTCCAGAAGACGCAGTTAGTTTATCTTCTAAAATCATGGTTGAACATCTTGGCTTATTTATCAATCTAACTGATGAAGTTGGAGATGTAGAAATTATGGTTGAAAAAGAAGAGGAAGAAAAAGACAAGGTCTTAGATACTACCATTGAGGAATTAGAGTTATCTGTTCGTTCGTCAAATTGTTTAAAAAGAGCAGGAATCAATACAGTCGGAGAATTAACAAGTAAAACAGAAGATGATTTAATGAAAGTAAGAAATCTTGGAAAAAAATCATTAGTAGAAATAAGAGAAAAACTGGTAGAGCTTGGATTAAGCTTGAAACAACCAGAGATTTAA
- the rpsD gene encoding 30S ribosomal protein S4 produces MARYRGSVCRICRRESEKLYLKGERCYTDKCAIERRPYVPGEHGQGRRGKQSEYGLQLREKQKVRKIYGILEKQYRRYYEMAEKMGGVTGENFLQLLERRLDNVVYRMGFASSRNQARQFVLHGHILVNGKKVNIPSYQIDVDDVLSIKDASRKTTTFKEVLEYNSDAKVAEWLSVNMEKAEGTVLALPVREDIDYPVQENLIVEYYSR; encoded by the coding sequence ATGGCTAGATATCGTGGTTCTGTTTGTAGAATATGTCGCCGCGAGAGCGAAAAGTTGTATTTAAAAGGAGAGCGTTGTTATACTGATAAATGTGCTATCGAACGTCGTCCATATGTTCCTGGTGAACACGGTCAGGGTAGAAGAGGAAAACAATCTGAATATGGATTACAGCTTAGGGAAAAACAAAAGGTTAGAAAAATTTATGGTATTTTAGAGAAACAATACCGTCGCTATTATGAAATGGCTGAAAAAATGGGTGGAGTAACAGGTGAGAACTTCTTGCAATTACTAGAAAGAAGGCTAGATAATGTAGTGTATAGAATGGGTTTTGCTAGTTCCAGAAACCAAGCTAGACAGTTTGTACTACATGGCCATATTTTAGTTAATGGTAAAAAGGTAAATATTCCATCTTATCAAATTGATGTTGATGATGTTTTAAGCATTAAAGATGCTAGTAGAAAAACTACTACATTTAAAGAAGTATTAGAATATAATTCTGATGCAAAAGTAGCAGAATGGTTAAGTGTAAATATGGAAAAGGCAGAAGGAACAGTTTTAGCATTGCCAGTTAGAGAAGATATTGATTACCCTGTTCAAGAAAATTTAATTGTTGAGTACTATTCAAGATAA
- the rpsK gene encoding 30S ribosomal protein S11 has protein sequence MAKAKKKAVKKKKKVKRNIDKGQVHIRSTFNNTIISITDNQGNVIAWSSSGKVGYEGSRKSTPFAAQIAAEDAAQQAMDMGVKEVEIFVKGPGSGRESAIRSLQAAGLNISSIKDVTPIPHNGCRPPKRRRV, from the coding sequence ATGGCTAAGGCAAAGAAAAAAGCAGTTAAAAAGAAAAAGAAAGTAAAACGTAATATAGATAAGGGTCAGGTGCACATTAGATCAACCTTTAATAATACCATTATTTCTATTACGGATAATCAAGGTAATGTAATTGCCTGGTCTAGTTCTGGCAAAGTGGGATATGAAGGTTCACGTAAAAGCACACCCTTTGCTGCACAGATAGCAGCAGAAGATGCTGCACAACAAGCAATGGATATGGGAGTCAAAGAAGTAGAGATATTTGTGAAAGGACCAGGTTCTGGAAGAGAATCTGCAATAAGGTCACTACAAGCTGCAGGATTAAACATAAGTTCCATCAAAGATGTTACTCCTATACCACATAATGGATGTCGTCCACCAAAAAGACGTAGAGTTTAA
- the rpsM gene encoding 30S ribosomal protein S13 — protein MARIEGVDLPRNKRVEVGLTYIYGIGRSRSKKILEETGVNPDTRIKDLTEAEIAKLRSVIDNFQVEGDLRREVRGNIKRLMDIGAYRGLRHRRGLPVRGQNTKNNARTRKGPKKTVGVRR, from the coding sequence TTGGCACGTATCGAAGGTGTTGATCTTCCACGTAATAAACGCGTTGAAGTAGGTTTGACATATATATATGGAATTGGACGTTCTAGATCTAAAAAGATCTTAGAAGAAACTGGAGTGAATCCTGATACACGTATTAAAGACCTCACTGAAGCTGAAATAGCTAAATTAAGAAGTGTAATTGATAATTTCCAAGTTGAGGGAGATTTAAGACGTGAAGTTAGAGGAAACATTAAGAGATTAATGGACATTGGTGCATATCGTGGATTAAGACATAGAAGAGGTCTTCCAGTTCGAGGACAAAACACAAAAAATAATGCTCGTACTAGAAAAGGACCTAAAAAGACTGTTGGTGTAAGAAGATAA
- the rpmJ gene encoding 50S ribosomal protein L36, which produces MKVRPSVKPICDKCKVIRRKGKVMVICENPKHKQRQG; this is translated from the coding sequence ATGAAGGTAAGACCTTCTGTAAAGCCTATTTGCGATAAATGCAAGGTGATTAGACGCAAAGGGAAAGTAATGGTAATCTGTGAAAACCCCAAGCACAAACAACGTCAAGGATAA
- the infA gene encoding translation initiation factor IF-1 has translation MAKEEAIEVQGTVVEPLPNAMFRVELENDHKVLAHVSGKMRMNFIRILPGDKVTVELSPYDLSRGRITYRHKK, from the coding sequence ATGGCTAAAGAGGAAGCTATTGAAGTTCAGGGAACTGTTGTGGAACCTCTACCTAATGCTATGTTCAGGGTAGAATTGGAAAACGATCACAAGGTATTGGCTCATGTTTCCGGTAAAATGCGCATGAACTTTATCCGTATCTTACCTGGTGATAAGGTAACAGTCGAGTTATCACCTTATGATTTAAGTCGTGGTAGAATTACGTATCGACATAAAAAGTAG
- a CDS encoding KOW domain-containing RNA-binding protein, with the protein MVSRYHLGEIVISKAGRDINNAYIIVEKENDAYVKVADGINKRVEYPKRKNIKHLKLTGDIVEELSIWLDKGKRIRNEDIKLYLKDYQKNEEAN; encoded by the coding sequence ATGGTTTCCCGCTATCATTTAGGTGAAATAGTTATTTCCAAAGCAGGAAGAGATATTAACAATGCTTATATTATTGTAGAAAAAGAAAATGATGCATATGTCAAAGTAGCAGATGGAATAAATAAACGAGTTGAGTATCCAAAAAGAAAAAATATAAAACACTTAAAATTAACGGGAGATATAGTTGAAGAACTGTCTATATGGTTAGATAAAGGCAAAAGGATTCGTAATGAAGATATAAAGTTATATCTTAAAGATTATCAGAAAAATGAGGAGGCTAATTAA
- the map gene encoding type I methionyl aminopeptidase: MIILKSPRELDLMRHANKIVAETHAYLAEKIAVGITTADLDRLCEEFIRSKGATPSFKGYKGYPASLCVSINEEVVHGIPSKKRIINDGDLISLDIGAFYEGFHGDAARSLGVGKLSDEAKRLIKVCKESFYKGVEEASIGKRLTDISYQIQKHAESHGYSVVREYVGHGIGRKMHEAPQIPNFGPPNRGPKLKAGMTLAIEPMLNLGTFEVESLEDGWTVVTADRKLSAHYENTIAITEEGFEILSLL; the protein is encoded by the coding sequence ATGATAATATTAAAGTCTCCTCGGGAACTGGATCTAATGCGTCACGCCAATAAAATAGTGGCTGAGACTCATGCTTATTTAGCTGAAAAGATTGCTGTGGGCATTACTACAGCAGACCTTGATAGACTATGTGAAGAGTTTATTAGATCCAAGGGGGCTACACCTTCATTTAAGGGTTATAAAGGCTATCCTGCATCATTATGTGTCTCTATAAATGAAGAAGTAGTTCACGGTATTCCTAGCAAAAAAAGGATTATAAATGATGGTGATTTAATTAGCCTTGATATTGGGGCCTTTTATGAAGGGTTTCATGGTGATGCTGCTCGTTCCCTGGGAGTTGGTAAGCTGTCAGATGAAGCGAAAAGATTAATAAAGGTCTGTAAAGAATCTTTTTATAAAGGTGTTGAGGAAGCTTCAATTGGAAAAAGACTTACAGATATTTCATATCAAATCCAAAAACACGCAGAATCTCATGGATATTCTGTTGTAAGAGAATATGTTGGACATGGAATTGGCCGTAAGATGCATGAAGCTCCACAAATACCAAATTTCGGTCCACCTAATCGCGGACCAAAGTTGAAAGCAGGTATGACATTAGCAATAGAGCCAATGTTAAACCTTGGTACTTTTGAAGTTGAATCATTAGAAGATGGTTGGACTGTTGTAACTGCTGATAGAAAGTTATCTGCTCATTATGAGAATACTATTGCTATTACGGAAGAGGGCTTTGAAATTTTAAGCCTTTTATAA
- a CDS encoding adenylate kinase — protein sequence MNLTLLGLPGAGKGTQAMKICQEYSIPHIATGDIIRDSIKRKTELGLRIEKFINEAKYIPDKDAALILREQLAFRDISTGFVLDGYPRNLYQAIALSDILSPYDKNLDMAFYIKVNPEALIQRVAGRRICTECGATYHIKNNPPIVDGICNNCGKTLIQRNDDTENAMRKRIKVHKKEIDELIIYYENKGILRTIMGKDIEDVYEKIKKAIEVELV from the coding sequence ATGAACCTGACATTATTGGGTTTACCTGGTGCGGGTAAAGGCACCCAAGCTATGAAAATATGCCAGGAATATTCAATACCCCATATAGCAACTGGTGATATAATAAGGGATTCAATAAAAAGAAAAACTGAGCTAGGGTTAAGAATAGAAAAATTTATAAATGAAGCAAAATATATTCCCGATAAAGATGCAGCTTTAATATTGAGGGAGCAGTTAGCTTTTAGAGACATTAGTACAGGATTTGTACTTGATGGCTATCCAAGAAACCTCTATCAAGCTATTGCTTTATCAGATATTTTAAGCCCTTATGATAAAAACTTAGATATGGCTTTTTATATAAAAGTTAATCCAGAAGCATTAATTCAAAGAGTAGCTGGCAGACGTATTTGTACTGAATGTGGTGCTACTTATCATATTAAAAATAATCCCCCAATAGTAGATGGTATTTGCAATAATTGTGGTAAAACTCTAATTCAGCGTAATGACGATACAGAAAATGCAATGCGAAAGAGAATTAAAGTGCATAAAAAAGAAATCGATGAATTAATAATATACTATGAAAATAAAGGAATTCTCAGAACTATAATGGGGAAAGATATTGAAGATGTTTATGAAAAAATAAAAAAAGCCATTGAGGTGGAATTAGTATGA
- the secY gene encoding preprotein translocase subunit SecY: protein MLSALGNAFKIKEIRKKILFVLAMMAIYRIGAFIPVPGIDVAALQQQLFGGAGGEVFGFLDLFAGGALSNFSVFAMSITPYITASIIIQLLGGVIPALEELQRSGPEGRKKITQYTRYGTIVLAVIQAFGITMLVRGAVYNPTFFNLTLIVISLTAGTAFLMWLGEQITEKGIGNGISIIIFTSIVSRFPGQILQTIQLYRTREINELDLALFLLMAIIIVVGIIFISLGERRIPVQYSKRIVGRKVYGGRSTHIPMKINQAGVIPVIFASSVLMFPAVIGEVVPIGIITRIGRLFAHGSPTFLVGYGVLIFLFTYFWTAFTFNPEEVAENMKKYGGFIPGIRPGKATVNYLNKVITRVTTAGALFLTVISLLPYGVSAITNVAIMLDGTSILILVGVALQTMQQIESQLLMRHYEGFMK from the coding sequence GTGTTATCTGCTCTAGGGAATGCTTTTAAAATTAAAGAAATAAGAAAAAAGATTCTTTTTGTTCTAGCGATGATGGCTATTTATCGTATTGGAGCTTTTATTCCAGTACCTGGGATTGATGTTGCAGCTTTACAACAGCAATTATTTGGTGGTGCTGGTGGTGAAGTTTTTGGGTTTTTGGATTTGTTTGCAGGTGGAGCTTTAAGTAATTTTTCTGTATTTGCAATGAGTATAACACCATATATTACAGCTTCAATTATTATTCAATTATTGGGTGGTGTTATTCCTGCTTTAGAGGAGTTACAAAGATCTGGTCCTGAAGGCAGAAAGAAAATTACTCAATATACTAGATACGGAACGATTGTGCTAGCAGTAATTCAGGCTTTTGGTATTACAATGCTAGTTAGAGGTGCCGTATATAATCCTACTTTTTTCAATTTGACTTTGATAGTAATCAGTTTAACTGCAGGAACAGCTTTTCTAATGTGGTTAGGAGAGCAAATAACTGAAAAAGGGATAGGTAATGGTATATCCATTATTATCTTCACGTCAATTGTTTCTCGTTTTCCTGGACAGATTTTACAAACAATACAGCTTTATAGAACGCGTGAAATTAATGAACTAGATTTAGCACTATTTTTACTGATGGCTATTATAATTGTAGTTGGTATTATATTCATCTCATTAGGTGAAAGAAGAATACCTGTACAATATTCAAAACGTATAGTTGGTAGAAAAGTATATGGTGGTAGAAGTACACATATACCTATGAAAATAAATCAAGCAGGAGTTATACCTGTAATATTTGCATCATCAGTTTTGATGTTTCCAGCTGTAATTGGAGAGGTTGTTCCTATTGGTATTATTACAAGAATAGGAAGATTGTTTGCACACGGTTCACCTACATTTTTAGTAGGCTATGGTGTGCTGATATTTCTTTTCACTTATTTTTGGACTGCTTTTACTTTTAATCCAGAAGAAGTAGCAGAGAACATGAAAAAGTATGGAGGATTTATCCCTGGTATTAGACCTGGTAAGGCGACTGTAAATTATCTAAATAAGGTTATAACTAGGGTAACTACTGCCGGAGCTTTATTTCTGACTGTTATTTCATTATTACCATATGGAGTATCTGCAATTACTAATGTTGCGATTATGCTTGACGGTACTTCTATCTTGATTCTCGTTGGTGTAGCTTTACAAACAATGCAACAAATTGAATCACAGTTATTAATGAGACATTATGAAGGTTTTATGAAATAA
- the rplO gene encoding 50S ribosomal protein L15 has translation MNLHDLKPEEGSKKRRRRKGRGMGSGRGYTSGRGANGQNARSGGGVRPTFEGGQTPLFRRLPKRGFNNIFKKVYNEINLYQLNRFEENEEVTIEKLVDCGIIDNVAKSGLKILGDGEIEKALVVKANAFTKSAKEKIEKAGGKAEVV, from the coding sequence ATGAATTTGCATGACTTAAAACCTGAAGAAGGCTCTAAAAAGAGACGTAGAAGAAAAGGACGCGGTATGGGTTCAGGAAGGGGTTATACTTCAGGACGTGGTGCTAATGGGCAAAATGCTCGTTCAGGTGGTGGTGTTCGTCCAACATTTGAAGGTGGGCAGACTCCATTATTCAGACGTCTTCCCAAAAGAGGTTTTAATAATATATTTAAGAAGGTTTATAATGAAATAAACCTATATCAATTAAATAGATTTGAAGAAAATGAAGAAGTTACAATTGAAAAATTAGTAGATTGTGGTATTATTGATAATGTAGCTAAATCTGGTTTGAAAATTTTAGGTGATGGTGAGATTGAAAAAGCTTTGGTTGTAAAAGCCAATGCATTTACAAAGTCAGCGAAAGAAAAAATTGAAAAAGCTGGCGGAAAGGCAGAGGTGGTATAA